The Anaerolineae bacterium genome window below encodes:
- a CDS encoding homoserine dehydrogenase → MRTLGLAQLGVGGVGSALLRQYLALEGGPTEGLKLVALADSRGAVVSGSGLTGSQARRVLDAKMGGSSLASVPGGISPDAFSDWLASLDEPTILLDTTASDSTLPLLLAAVERGWGIVLANKRPLCARQQVWDSLTSEGLLRYEATVGAGLPVVYSLTYLLQTGDQVREIDGMLSGTLGFLLSRIEEGDSYSSAVVKAREEGYTEPDPRDDLGGMDVARKALILARTLGLRLELADIAVEALYPSEWADMEVDEFLAQAPQLDSEYDRSHRSAAERGEVLRYLAHVAPDGVAIGLRSVPRQSAFGALRGPDNLVVISSARYSSPLRLSGPGAGAEVTAAAVLRDVLDLAQTMRARLTDGRP, encoded by the coding sequence ATGAGAACACTCGGCCTTGCTCAGCTCGGCGTAGGCGGTGTCGGGTCGGCGCTACTGCGGCAGTACCTGGCCCTGGAGGGGGGCCCCACAGAGGGCCTCAAACTGGTCGCCCTGGCGGACAGTCGGGGCGCTGTCGTATCCGGCTCCGGTTTGACCGGTTCCCAGGCGCGGAGGGTGCTGGACGCCAAGATGGGGGGCAGCAGCCTAGCCTCCGTTCCCGGTGGCATCTCTCCCGATGCCTTCAGCGACTGGCTGGCTTCCCTGGACGAGCCCACCATTCTCCTGGACACCACCGCTTCGGACTCGACCCTTCCCCTCTTGCTGGCGGCTGTGGAGCGGGGCTGGGGCATCGTCCTCGCCAACAAGCGCCCTCTTTGCGCCCGGCAACAGGTTTGGGATTCACTGACCAGCGAGGGCCTGCTGCGCTATGAGGCCACGGTGGGTGCCGGCCTTCCCGTGGTCTACTCGCTTACCTACCTGCTCCAGACCGGAGACCAGGTGCGGGAGATTGACGGTATGCTGAGCGGGACGCTGGGTTTCCTCCTCTCCCGCATCGAGGAGGGGGACAGCTACTCGTCCGCCGTGGTCAAGGCGCGAGAGGAGGGATACACCGAACCTGATCCCCGCGATGACCTTGGCGGTATGGACGTCGCCCGCAAGGCTCTCATCCTGGCTCGGACCCTGGGTCTGCGCCTGGAACTGGCAGACATCGCGGTGGAGGCGCTCTATCCCTCAGAGTGGGCGGACATGGAAGTGGACGAGTTCTTGGCCCAGGCGCCCCAACTGGACTCAGAGTACGACCGAAGCCACCGGTCGGCCGCTGAGCGCGGTGAAGTGCTCCGCTACTTGGCCCACGTCGCTCCCGATGGCGTCGCCATCGGCCTGCGCTCGGTCCCCCGCCAGTCCGCGTTCGGGGCGCTCAGGGGACCGGACAACCTGGTGGTCATTTCCAGTGCGCGGTATTCCTCTCCCCTGAGGCTATCCGGCCCGGGCGCCGGAGCCGAGGTCACGGCTGCCGCTGTCCTTCGGGACGTTCTCGACCTGGCCCAGACCATGCGAGCCCGCCTCACGGACGGCCGCCCGTGA
- a CDS encoding glycosyltransferase — translation MRFALVGPVHPYRGGIAHYTALLASALAERHEVRVFSFRRQYPRWLYPGHTDRDPSAHPLAVPARFSLDPLLPWTWRTVAREVQQFRPDLVVAQWWVPFWAPSLGSLARLLSRGRTRTVFVCHNVMPHEPRAWDRAAVRWALSAASALVVHSQEEREKAGALGLRPPVEVHPIPTYSALLSELPPQDEARAFLGISEGRVLLFLGLVRPYKGLRILLAALARAFPQRDVRLLVAGEFWEPLEEYRALARELGIAGCVTWRSGYVPNEELAPYLSACDAVVLPYLSATQSAVAQLAFGAGKPVITTAIGGLPDVVEDGVNGLLVRPGDPDDLACALRRFYNLGLGPTLERGVSERKERFSWRGLVELLESVAGNASDLRHPTEPR, via the coding sequence GTGAGATTCGCTCTGGTAGGGCCCGTGCACCCCTACCGCGGAGGCATTGCCCACTACACCGCCCTCCTGGCCTCGGCCCTGGCCGAGCGCCACGAGGTGCGGGTGTTCTCCTTTCGTCGCCAGTACCCACGCTGGCTCTACCCGGGCCACACCGACCGCGACCCCAGTGCCCATCCCCTGGCCGTGCCCGCCCGGTTCTCCCTGGACCCCCTGCTGCCCTGGACCTGGCGAACGGTAGCCCGCGAAGTACAGCAGTTCCGCCCTGACCTGGTGGTGGCCCAATGGTGGGTGCCCTTCTGGGCTCCTTCACTGGGCTCGCTGGCGCGGCTCCTCTCGCGCGGCCGAACGCGCACCGTCTTCGTGTGCCACAACGTGATGCCCCACGAGCCACGAGCTTGGGACCGCGCCGCCGTGCGGTGGGCTCTGAGTGCCGCCTCCGCGCTCGTGGTCCACTCCCAAGAGGAGCGGGAGAAAGCGGGCGCCCTCGGCCTACGTCCACCCGTCGAGGTGCACCCCATCCCCACCTACTCCGCCCTGCTCTCAGAACTGCCCCCTCAGGACGAGGCCAGAGCCTTCCTCGGCATCAGCGAGGGGCGAGTGCTCCTCTTCCTGGGGCTGGTTCGCCCGTACAAGGGCCTGCGGATACTACTCGCCGCCCTGGCGCGAGCCTTCCCCCAACGGGACGTTCGCCTGCTGGTGGCGGGCGAGTTTTGGGAGCCGCTCGAGGAGTACCGGGCCTTGGCCCGTGAGCTCGGCATCGCTGGTTGCGTAACCTGGCGCTCGGGATACGTGCCCAATGAGGAGTTGGCCCCCTACCTCTCCGCCTGCGATGCGGTCGTCCTGCCCTACCTCTCGGCCACGCAGAGCGCTGTGGCGCAGCTGGCCTTCGGGGCCGGCAAGCCGGTGATCACCACGGCCATAGGCGGGCTGCCCGACGTGGTGGAAGATGGCGTAAACGGTCTACTGGTTCGCCCCGGCGACCCGGACGACCTCGCCTGCGCCTTGCGACGCTTCTACAACCTGGGCCTGGGCCCAACGCTGGAACGAGGGGTGAGCGAGCGAAAGGAGCGCTTCAGTTGGCGGGGCCTGGTGGAACTGCTGGAAAGTGTGGCCGGGAATGCGTCTGATCTTCGCCATCCCACAGAGCCTCGATGA
- a CDS encoding nucleotidyltransferase family protein produces the protein MSDLVGLIPAAGAGTRVAPLPSSKELFPIGFRWRDVNGIRKLSPKAVSEYLVEALVRGGASRIFMIVNSSKADILRFYGDGSAHGVSMAYLVQEHPTGMPAALDLARPWLGDATVLFGMPDTIIEPPDCFALLLRHHRERRADLTLGLFATSEPWRFGMVELDARQRLVRCVDKPRASSLQYMWGIACWGSAFTSFLGEFCDRARAQNQGELLLGDAFTSAAQSGLTVTCHPFTEGSYLDVGSPDDLMAAAMRFCRHPDESS, from the coding sequence GTGAGCGATCTGGTGGGGCTTATCCCGGCAGCGGGGGCCGGCACTCGGGTGGCGCCCCTACCCTCCAGCAAGGAGCTATTCCCCATCGGTTTCCGCTGGCGGGACGTCAACGGCATCCGCAAGCTGTCCCCCAAGGCGGTGAGCGAGTACCTGGTGGAAGCCTTAGTGCGCGGCGGTGCCAGCCGCATATTCATGATCGTGAACTCGAGCAAGGCAGACATACTGCGCTTCTACGGCGACGGAAGCGCTCACGGCGTGAGCATGGCCTATTTGGTGCAGGAGCACCCCACTGGCATGCCCGCCGCCCTGGACCTGGCCCGCCCCTGGCTGGGCGATGCTACCGTCCTGTTTGGCATGCCTGACACCATCATCGAGCCTCCCGACTGCTTCGCCCTTCTCCTCCGCCATCACCGGGAGCGTCGTGCCGACCTCACCTTGGGGCTGTTCGCCACCTCGGAGCCCTGGCGGTTCGGCATGGTGGAGCTGGACGCGCGACAGCGTCTGGTGCGATGCGTGGACAAACCCCGCGCCAGTAGCCTGCAGTACATGTGGGGGATCGCCTGCTGGGGTTCTGCCTTCACCTCCTTCCTGGGCGAGTTCTGCGATCGGGCACGCGCCCAGAATCAGGGCGAGCTTCTTCTGGGCGATGCTTTCACCTCAGCCGCTCAATCAGGCCTCACCGTCACCTGCCATCCCTTCACCGAGGGGTCATACCTCGACGTCGGCTCCCCCGACGACCTGATGGCCGCGGCCATGCGGTTCTGCCGTCACCCAGACGAAAGCAGCTAA
- a CDS encoding class I SAM-dependent methyltransferase, translating into MTDSGVELPEGFETTTCPLCGEPEGRVVVRRTDLNLAHQGTFTVCRCARCGHHYLNPRPLPEVMSRFYQGDYDQHQAPQTRNRLARADRGYGHRKRLRLIERHIPGGVLVDVGSGAGGFVAEVAARPQWRAIAVEPNAEAASACARAGAEVVRARWEEASLPDESADVVTLWEVLEHLYDPGWAVAEAYRVLRPGGLLALSTPNRGSLDARLFGPYWVGYELPRHLNVFRQDALADLLRSRGFRVVQVTAPAGAFFAFNTSLRFWLRSRRAPGWMEIAIFSLPLRLAEAPFFWVLGRLRLVSSLTTLAVREG; encoded by the coding sequence ATGACTGACTCGGGCGTAGAGCTGCCGGAAGGCTTCGAGACCACTACCTGTCCCCTCTGCGGGGAGCCCGAGGGCCGGGTGGTTGTGCGTCGCACCGACCTCAACCTCGCCCACCAAGGCACTTTCACTGTTTGCCGGTGCGCCCGCTGTGGTCATCACTACCTCAACCCCCGCCCCCTGCCCGAGGTGATGTCTCGTTTCTACCAGGGTGACTATGACCAGCACCAGGCCCCGCAGACGCGTAACCGGCTGGCGCGGGCCGACAGGGGATACGGCCACCGCAAGCGCCTGCGCCTCATCGAGCGTCACATCCCCGGAGGGGTCTTGGTGGACGTGGGTAGCGGCGCGGGCGGGTTCGTGGCCGAGGTGGCCGCCCGGCCTCAGTGGCGGGCTATCGCCGTCGAGCCGAACGCAGAGGCCGCGTCGGCCTGCGCCCGGGCGGGGGCCGAGGTCGTCCGGGCCCGCTGGGAAGAGGCGTCCCTGCCGGACGAGTCGGCCGACGTGGTCACGCTCTGGGAGGTACTGGAGCACCTGTACGACCCAGGGTGGGCTGTGGCAGAGGCCTATCGCGTGCTCCGTCCTGGGGGGCTCCTGGCGCTCTCAACTCCGAATCGGGGCAGCCTGGATGCCCGGCTCTTTGGGCCCTACTGGGTAGGATACGAACTGCCCCGCCACCTCAACGTCTTCCGCCAGGATGCCCTTGCCGACCTACTCAGGTCCCGAGGCTTCCGCGTGGTGCAGGTGACGGCCCCCGCCGGCGCCTTCTTCGCCTTCAATACCAGCCTGCGCTTCTGGCTCCGGAGCCGACGAGCCCCGGGGTGGATGGAGATAGCCATCTTCTCCCTCCCGCTGCGCCTGGCCGAAGCACCCTTCTTCTGGGTCTTGGGCCGGTTGCGGCTGGTGTCGAGCCTGACCACGCTGGCCGTGCGCGAGGGTTGA
- a CDS encoding glycosyltransferase family 2 protein: MKTCALVLAWNHVDDTLECLDSLLALRPAPEWVVVADNGSTDGTPEAVRARFPSVRVLSSGENLGVAGGYNYGVRAGVPPGATHVLITNNDVTFDRGALGALERRAGEPPRPAMLMPKILHYADHSRLWCAGGRWRRFPPGVKMIGLDRPDGPEYSQPFALDYAPSCTLFVSLEALRQVGLFDEGYFFYYDDWDFSARLRQVGLAIGFAPDALVYHKVSVSTQKDARPARWWRTMGRSSVRFYRKHSTLTNLALMTAWFALRETAKGNCGRVRPYLEGVLESWRGHD, translated from the coding sequence ATGAAGACCTGCGCCCTGGTTCTGGCCTGGAACCACGTGGACGACACCCTGGAGTGCCTGGACTCCCTCCTGGCCCTGCGGCCAGCACCCGAGTGGGTGGTGGTAGCCGACAACGGCTCCACCGACGGCACTCCTGAGGCCGTCCGCGCCCGGTTCCCATCGGTACGTGTGCTGTCAAGCGGGGAGAACCTCGGCGTGGCCGGGGGATACAACTACGGGGTGCGCGCCGGGGTGCCGCCAGGGGCCACCCACGTGCTCATCACCAACAACGACGTGACCTTCGACCGGGGAGCGCTGGGGGCGCTGGAACGTCGGGCGGGAGAACCGCCTCGGCCGGCCATGCTCATGCCCAAGATCCTTCACTACGCTGACCACTCCCGGCTCTGGTGCGCCGGGGGGCGCTGGCGCCGCTTCCCTCCCGGCGTCAAGATGATCGGCCTGGATCGGCCTGACGGCCCGGAGTACTCCCAGCCCTTCGCCCTGGACTACGCTCCGTCCTGTACCCTTTTCGTGAGCCTGGAAGCCCTGCGCCAGGTGGGCCTCTTCGATGAGGGCTACTTCTTCTACTACGACGACTGGGACTTCTCCGCTCGCCTGCGGCAGGTCGGGCTCGCGATCGGGTTTGCTCCCGATGCGCTCGTCTACCACAAGGTGTCCGTGAGCACCCAGAAGGACGCCCGCCCTGCCCGCTGGTGGCGGACCATGGGGCGAAGCTCGGTGCGCTTCTACCGCAAGCACAGTACTCTCACCAACTTGGCCCTGATGACGGCCTGGTTCGCCCTGCGGGAGACGGCCAAGGGCAACTGCGGCCGGGTGCGTCCCTACCTGGAGGGCGTGCTAGAATCGTGGCGCGGCCATGACTGA
- a CDS encoding Gfo/Idh/MocA family oxidoreductase, with translation MTRLIQIGMGGMGGAWLRAIRESDEAEHAAFVEINDDIARSQCQQFGLDPALVFRSLPEAIEAVKADGVVVVTPPQFHREHSVQALRAGLPVLSEKPLADSMEAAREIVRVADETGVLHMVAQNYRYSAPIQTLKSVLDSSRLGEVGAVSVQFFRGPHFGGFRERMPFPLIVDMSIHHFDLMRFLLGLEAVEISGFSFNPSWSWFEGDASALVSLRFAQAEGRGTGADVFVGYHASWCSNGAETPWNGEWRFDCEGGVVTLEQDRVKVYQGSPDGEYVAPVALERTGQAHLLHQFVEALAGGPRPETVCQDNIKSLKIVFDTLTAIGDA, from the coding sequence ATGACTAGGCTGATCCAGATAGGGATGGGGGGCATGGGCGGCGCCTGGCTGCGCGCCATACGGGAGTCCGACGAAGCGGAGCACGCGGCGTTCGTCGAGATCAACGACGACATCGCTCGCAGTCAGTGCCAGCAGTTCGGGCTCGATCCGGCCTTGGTCTTCCGGTCCTTGCCGGAAGCGATCGAGGCGGTGAAGGCGGACGGGGTGGTGGTGGTGACGCCGCCGCAGTTCCACCGGGAGCACTCGGTTCAGGCGCTGCGGGCGGGGCTGCCGGTCCTCTCCGAGAAGCCCTTGGCCGACAGCATGGAGGCGGCCCGGGAGATAGTGCGCGTGGCCGACGAGACGGGCGTGCTGCACATGGTGGCCCAGAACTACCGCTATAGCGCCCCGATCCAGACGCTCAAGAGCGTCCTGGATTCGTCGAGGCTAGGAGAGGTGGGGGCGGTCTCGGTGCAGTTCTTCCGGGGTCCACACTTCGGGGGCTTCCGGGAGCGGATGCCCTTCCCCCTCATCGTGGACATGAGCATCCACCACTTCGACCTGATGCGGTTCCTGTTGGGTCTAGAGGCGGTGGAGATCAGCGGGTTCAGCTTCAACCCATCGTGGAGCTGGTTCGAGGGCGACGCGTCGGCGCTCGTGTCGCTCCGCTTCGCTCAGGCTGAGGGGCGTGGCACAGGAGCGGACGTGTTCGTAGGCTATCATGCTTCCTGGTGTTCAAACGGCGCCGAGACCCCCTGGAACGGTGAGTGGCGCTTCGATTGCGAGGGGGGCGTGGTGACGCTGGAGCAGGATCGTGTAAAGGTGTATCAGGGCAGCCCGGACGGGGAATACGTCGCTCCCGTTGCTCTGGAGCGGACCGGTCAGGCGCACCTGCTGCACCAGTTCGTGGAGGCGCTCGCCGGTGGACCGAGGCCGGAGACGGTGTGTCAAGATAACATTAAGTCCCTGAAAATCGTCTTCGACACCTTGACGGCGATAGGTGATGCGTGA
- a CDS encoding glycosyltransferase family 4 protein has product MRLIFAIPQSLDDPSGRGRYWPLARELARLGHRVTLVCLHPDLAACHQRRFSRDGVHVLYVAQMHVRKRAGTKTYFPAWMLPWVAGRAALAMAVALRDVEADALHIAKAQPINGLATLARPGWWRNGRVYVDCDDHEAGSNNFQRGWQRSLVARVEDGLVRRARAVSVNTSVSAARVRSLGVPEARVVLVPNGVDRRRVQSLPSGLGAELRRRHGLQDGPLVVYVGSLSLANHAVDLLLDSFALAAQRRPQLRLVLVGGGEDAPALRERAQQLGIGKRALFVGAVGPEEALAWLQTADLSVDPARDDPAHRARAPLKLVEAMAVGTPTLTSDVGDRIATLGEGAAGYFVPPGDAQALAEGIVAALDDPADRQERSRAALAAAESYYWDRLVHRFVHLYELG; this is encoded by the coding sequence ATGCGTCTGATCTTCGCCATCCCACAGAGCCTCGATGACCCGTCGGGTCGGGGTCGCTACTGGCCCCTGGCCCGTGAGCTGGCACGGCTCGGCCACCGGGTGACGTTGGTCTGCCTTCATCCCGACCTGGCCGCCTGCCACCAGCGGCGTTTCTCGCGCGACGGGGTCCACGTCCTCTACGTGGCTCAGATGCACGTGCGCAAGCGGGCGGGAACCAAGACCTACTTCCCCGCCTGGATGCTGCCCTGGGTCGCCGGCCGAGCCGCCCTCGCCATGGCCGTCGCCCTGAGAGATGTGGAAGCCGACGCCCTCCACATCGCTAAGGCCCAGCCCATCAACGGCCTGGCTACGCTGGCCCGGCCGGGGTGGTGGCGGAATGGGCGCGTCTACGTGGACTGCGACGACCACGAAGCCGGCTCCAACAACTTCCAGCGAGGCTGGCAGCGCTCACTGGTGGCCCGGGTGGAGGACGGGCTGGTCCGCCGGGCTCGGGCCGTTAGCGTCAATACGAGCGTCAGTGCCGCCCGGGTCCGCTCTCTAGGCGTGCCCGAAGCGCGCGTGGTGCTGGTACCCAATGGAGTGGACCGCCGGAGGGTGCAGTCCTTGCCGTCTGGCCTGGGCGCCGAGCTGCGCCGTCGGCACGGCTTGCAGGACGGCCCTCTAGTCGTGTACGTTGGCAGCCTCAGCCTCGCCAATCACGCCGTGGACCTGCTGCTGGACAGCTTTGCCCTGGCCGCCCAGCGACGTCCCCAGCTCCGGCTGGTGCTCGTGGGCGGGGGCGAAGATGCTCCTGCACTGCGGGAGCGGGCCCAGCAACTGGGCATCGGCAAGAGGGCCCTGTTCGTAGGTGCGGTGGGACCCGAGGAGGCCCTGGCCTGGCTGCAGACCGCCGACCTGTCGGTGGACCCGGCCCGCGACGATCCGGCACACCGGGCTCGGGCACCCCTGAAACTAGTCGAGGCCATGGCGGTCGGCACTCCCACTCTGACCAGCGACGTGGGCGACCGGATCGCCACCCTGGGCGAGGGAGCAGCGGGTTACTTCGTGCCTCCCGGCGACGCTCAGGCCCTGGCCGAGGGCATAGTGGCTGCCCTGGACGACCCAGCCGACAGGCAGGAGCGCTCCCGGGCCGCTCTGGCCGCCGCTGAGAGCTACTACTGGGACCGACTGGTGCACCGCTTCGTCCATCTGTACGAGCTGGGTTAG